The DNA region GCGTGGTCCTCGTTGAACTTGCCGCATTAATCCCAGTAAGGCACGTTTCTTATCAGTCTTTAAGACACAAAGCCTGTGCCACAAAAGGTGATCACGCAAAATTCGTATTATAATGTGGTGGTTGGTAGCAGGTAGCAGCTGGAGAATCCCGTCTCGTCATCGTCACAGCTGCCCGTTCCGCCTCCGCGCGTACCAGCCGAGGCAGGCGCAGAAACCCACCACCGTGAGGATGGTgcacagcagcagggccagagCGTCCCCGGCATCGTAAGCCTCTGCCGGGGGGATCAGGGAGAAAAACAACAGCCCGACCATCAACGCGGCGCTTGGAAGTTCAAGTTTGGGAGCCATGTTTCGCTTTTTCCGCTGTTGCAGTTGACTTTCCGGAAGCTGGAGTGCCTGCGTCAAAGTCAGATGACAGATTCGGAGCGGCCGGACTTCCTGGTGCGCTCAGCCAATTGCAGAGCTGCTTAATCATAGGCTGATGTTCCCTCCCCACTCCCTCATACCCGCGGAGATTCATGCAGTTGCACAAAAACATGATTCCAAAActcgttttttctttcttcctctctctgtcaGAGAGGCAAACAGATCCCGAATTCTAAAACTCTTGTAGTTATGCTGTAATTAGTGAATTTGCGACATTGTTCTCCTTATTAGTGATGATTAGGCTAACAGGTTGTCAGAAAAAAAGTACCTTAGATCAATCTGAGGCTTGTTATTCTTCCTGAAGACAAGACACAAGCACATTGGATATCCATGCATGCTGAtcaggggaaaaacaaaacaatcccaCTGGAATCACATACAGAGAATTTAAACTTTCCTCAtccattttcactttttcactcTGGGCTTCAAAAAATATTCCACACTTATCTCCAAGTCCAGCCTGGCTGCTTGATTTGCCTCACTACTCCTCCGATCTCCCTGAACATGTGAAATTGCTTCATATCAGCCGTGTGGTGACTAAACAAGCCAGCATCTCAGCTCATGCTACAAATTGTTTGGCTTGTAAGAACCGttggaggggggtgggggggttacAGGGTCCATAACCGTCTGTGTGTGCTCTCCCGAGGCACTCTGCCTGTAATTTAATTAGCGCACAGGAGCCAAAGTAAAATATTGACCTTGTAAGGCTGCCATACCTCTCTACCTGCTGGTATCTGAGTGAAGAGATGAATGGGCACAAGTTCCCCTCGGTGCACACTTCTTGCTTTCACATTGCACGCTCTCTCACCTGCTCCTGCTGTCTGTTTGGCAGTCTGTTTCGCACACACGCATACAAACTTTGTGAGTCCTGTCTGATCTCTGCCGCTGCCTTCAGCAGACCACACGGCAATTAAAAGTTACAGATTCACATCTGAatctgctgtttgtttgctcATTCCTCTAACACATATGATCTATGTTGAGTAGAAGCAGTTCTTTCCCCTGGATTCCACTGATAATTGATCGATAGGAGGGTTACAAAATATCCAGAAATTAATGTTCAGCTAACGAGCTACAACAAAATCTCCCTTGTATGGTTTGCATTGCAACGCAATGGCCAGAAACAGGAGGCCCctaaagtcttttttttgttttcttttgaacagcactttgtgatcaatatcttgaaaggtgctatataaataaagtttcactTACCTCcttaaatattgtaatattatGGATAAGATAGATGTCTTGATCTAGTTCAGTGCACACAGCCACAATCATTTATAATCTGTTGACTTGACAGTTGTCCAGATCATGATCGCCAAACTTTTCAGCAATCACATCCTGTGTAAGCCACAGGATGTGATTGCTGAAAAGTT from Pelmatolapia mariae isolate MD_Pm_ZW linkage group LG17, Pm_UMD_F_2, whole genome shotgun sequence includes:
- the LOC134647149 gene encoding small integral membrane protein 30-like, which encodes MAPKLELPSAALMVGLLFFSLIPPAEAYDAGDALALLLCTILTVVGFCACLGWYARRRNGQL